In Haematobia irritans isolate KBUSLIRL chromosome 1, ASM5000362v1, whole genome shotgun sequence, a genomic segment contains:
- the LOC142219826 gene encoding uncharacterized protein LOC142219826 gives MRREIEELKAICTSNGAKTKSNFSLQIPRSTAESFLELEEQVKTEDGENALKGILNGLTDISLEKYVRNCLKAVLLDRAACSFSWFGHHGNTPVHALTVMNIIKECTMAKFPNARITDFIAVAKKWFQYAKDGQRKLTVKTNG, from the exons ATGCGCCGAGAAATTGAAGAGCTTAAGGCTATTTGCACCAGCAACGGTGCAAAAACTAAGTCCAATTTTTCCCTTCAAATTCCACGATCTACCGCAGAGTCTTTTCTAGAATTGGAAGAACAAGTCAAAACAGAAGACGGTGAAAATGCTTTG aaagggatattaaatggactaacGGACATATCATTAGAAAAATATGTGCGGAATTGCCTTAAAGCCGTACTTCTAGATCGAGCAGCATGTAGCTTTTCTTGGTTTGGGCACCATGGAAATACACCTGTCCATGCACTAACAGTAATGAATATAATAAaag AATGTACAATGGCTAAATTTCCCAACGCGAGGATCACCGATTTTATTGCTGTCGCCAAAAAGTGGTTCCAATATGCGAAGGATGGGCAACGGAAACTCACAGTCAAAACAAacggttaa